Part of the Cyanobacteria bacterium FACHB-DQ100 genome, CTGTCACAGCAGGAAAATGCAGCCGACGACAATCAATAAGCCAAAAATAATCTGATTAAATCTCGGCTGCGGGATGAGACGATTAATCTTGCTCCCAACGTAAATTCCGATGCTAATTCCGGGGATTGACCAGAGAAACAACTGCCAAACCATCGGAGTCCACAGTCCTGCAAATCCGTGCCCTGCGATCGTCGCGATGCCTGAAAATAGAAAATAGCACTGCATCGTTGCCCGAAAATAAGTGGCTGACCAACGACGCAGCACCCCGTAGATTGCGATCGAAGGTCCATTAGTGTTATAGGCTCCTCCTAAAATTCCTGCAATAAATCCAAACCAGATTGCATATCGTTCATGGGAAAGCTGAGGAAACCTTACAGAAATGAGATTGTACGATCCGTACAGAATTAGGATAATGCCAAGTCCAATCTTGACCAACTTTTCAGGCGCATACTGTAACAGCAATAAGCCAAAAGGAACTCCAATGACTGTTCCAACAATCAACTGCCACGCCGACTTGAGGTCAACACTATCTTGATCGGAAATTAAGATGATTAAGCTGATGATAAATCCTGTGAATGCTACGACAGGAGTGGCAGTTCGCAAACTCATGATTAAACCGAGCAGCGGCATAGCAAGCAGTGCATCACCAAAACCGATCGCTGAACGAATTGAGGTGCAGACAAATAAAATCAAAGCGGTTGCGATCGTTAAAGTAAAGGGTTCCATGCAAGAGACTAATAAAACAGTTTGATCAGCCCATAGCTAAAAATAGAAATAAATAACCAAGATAAAGCACCTAAGTATAAAGGTTTTAATCCAATCTTCTGAATCTGATTCAGCCTTGTTTCTAAACCCATTGCTGCCATTGCGATCGCTAATAGAATTTGGTTTAGCTGTGCGATCGCACTTTTTAAGCCCTGTGGAAATAAGTTCAAGCTATTGAGCAGAATCAAAAGCATGAAATACATAACAAACCAAGGGATTGCCACTTTTGTTTTTAAGGAATCAGTTTTGGAAACTGATCCAAGTAGTAGAACGATCGGAGCTAACCAAAGCACTCTTGATAACTTCGAGATACTAGCCACCTCACCGCTGAGCGGACTAGCTTGAAATGCAGCCGCAATTACCTGTGCAACTTCATGGATTGAAACCCCGCACCACAATCCGAATGCTTCTGGCGTTAGGTGTAGCTGTCCTATCAGCAATGGATACGAAAGCATAGAGAATGTTCCAAACAGGGTCACAATTGCAACCGCATAAGTGATATCTTCATCTGCACTTTTAGTTGTGGTACTGGTTGCAATCACGGCAGAAGCACCACAAATCGAAGTTCCCGCAGCAATGAGACGAGTCAAGCTAGAATCAATTCCTAACTGTTTTCCTAACCAACAAGTTAACCAAAATGTACTCAGTAAAGTCGCTATGGTGATCAACATTCCTGCGATGCCAACTGAGAAGACTTGTAGCAGGCTGAGTTGAACGCCAAGCAGAACCACTGCAAATCGGAGGACTCTCTTCATTGCAAAACTAATTCCTGCTTGAGCGTGTGAGGGTGTTCCGATCGTATTTCGCACCAGAATGCCGAGTAGAATCGACAGAATTAGCGGACTAAAGAGATGGAATCCGGGAACCAGTCGCAGCAGATAAGCGATCGCGGCTAAGCCGGAAGTGAGCAAGATTCCTGACTGAATTTGAGCAAAGCCTATTTTTGCCTGTATCGCTATCTGTGAGTAGAAATCACTTTGAAGCGGAGCGATTTTTACAGCGAAGGGCTTCACATTATTTACTTTTTGTCGCATTACTCTAATGGTGATTCAATGTTTTGCAACCAATAAGGATTTGACCTGCTTTGTGCATCCGACAAAGCAGGGCTGTCGAACACTTATAAATTAACTCAGCACAAAACCACTTCTTTTAATGGTCTATGTTTGATTGAACAGAACGTTGTTTCAAGTGCTGAAGCAACATTGAGAAACACTTGTCCCGTTAATGAAGTCGGATCAGCCAGCGTTAGAGGTTTTCCAGCGTCACCGCCTGCACAAATTCGAGCATCGATCGGAACTTGTCCCAATAATGGAGTGTGAAGTTCTTCTGCTAACTGCTGTCCACCACCACTGCCGAAAATCGGAGTTGGTTCGCCGCAGTGCCCGCACAGTAAATAGCTCATATTTTCGATGATGCCGAGAACTGGAATTCCGACGCGACGAAACATATGAATACTACGACGAACATCGGAGATCGCAACCTGCTGTGGTGTCGTCACTAGCAACACACCGCAAATCGGACTTTCTTGGACGATCGTAATCTGAGCATCCCCAGTGCCGGGAGGGAGATCAATCAGCAAATAGTCTAAATCGCCCCATTCGACCTCGTGAATGAACTGAGTAATGATTTTGTGCAGAACAGGGCCTCTCCACGCTAACGGATGATCAGGTTCTGCCAGCAATCCGACTGACATCACCTTAATTCCGTGTGCTTCTAAAGGCAAAAATCGCGTTCCTTCAGCCGTTTCGATGATTTCTACTTGGGACTGTCCTAATCCAAGCATTTGCGGCACATTTGGGCCATAAATATCTGCATCGAGAAGACCCACTTTTGCCCCTTGTAGACTAAGCGCGATCGCAAGATTAACAGAAGTCGTTGATTTTCCAACTCCCCCTTTACCACTAGAGATTGCTAACGTGGTTCTCACTCCCGGAATCGTACAAAGCTGGATGTAAGCCTTTTTGCACCAAGTCAGTTGTGAAAGTACATCCTCAATCTGTGATTTCAAGCCATGTTGATGCTGACCAACATAAAGACGGAGATACACATACCCATCGACCACTCTAAGATTACGAACCATTCCCAAACTCACAATATTGTTGTTCAGAATAGGTTCAGTGACCGTTTTAAGCAGTTCAGTCACTGCTTGCTGTCTAGCTTCAGCAATTGGATCGGTCGTAGATGCAGGAGACTCGTGAACCGTCTGAAACGGCGATCGGTGGTTAGGCATTGGAGGGTTCTTGCAAAGCTTCTTGGATGGTCTGAATAGCGCGTTGAGCAAAGATACAGACATCGCGATCGGGATCGTCGAGCGATTGCTGTAATGGATTAAGGGCGGTTGGATTTTTCAGAATACCAAGCGCGATCGCGGCATCTCGACGAATGTCGGAATACTCATCGGTGAGCGCCTGAATGAACAATGGGAGAGAATGATCATCAGGTGTTTTTTGCAAGGCTTGTAAGCTGAACTTACGCACCTGCCAATGCTCATCTTTTAAGGCAGCTTCTAGAGAGGAAATTGCACTGCGATCGGCATGAATTGCCAAAGACTTGGCTGCATTTCGCCGCACTTCCCAATCTGAATCATTGGTCAGTGCTTCACACAGACGAGGAACAACTTCTACATCGCTTAAATGCCCCAAAGTTAAGGCAGTTGCTCGTCGAACACTTGCATCTGAATCAGACATCAGTGCTAATGCAGGTTGACAGCGTTCGACTTGGTTGAGATATCGCAATGTTGTGACTGCCGATTCTCTTAAAGCAGGGTTAGAAGATTCAAAGAAGGGCAGCACATACGGTAGGGATTGAGCATCATGAATCTTCCGCAGCAGGAATAAAGCATTAAGCTGTAGATTCACATCGTCTTGGAGTAGCGCATCGAGCAACATGAGTAGATGATCCGGAGCGACCAATTCACCTAACGCCGATCGCGCTTCATCGCGAATTTCTTCATCAGGAGAAGCAAGACATTCAATCAGTGCCGGAACTGCTGCTGGATTAGCAAGTTCCCAGAGCGCGGTCACTGCTAGTTTTTGCACTAAGAAGCTTTCATCTTTTAGTGCATCGATTAACGGTGCTAAAGCTTCTTCATCTCCAAGATGCTGCAATGTTTTGACCGCAACAAGACGATCTTCGACCTCTGGCGATCGTAGCATCTCCAACCAAGGAGCAAGTTCAGAGTTGGTTTCCATTACTTCCCCCTAGCGCAACAAGAACGGAATTTGCACAGTGATTGCATTGGTCGGACATTCCTTTTCGCAAGGTAAGCAGAACCAACACTCATCGTATTTCATGTAAGCTTTGCCTGTTTCGGGGTCTTTTGCTAAAACGTCTAATGGACAAACTTCAATGCAGGCAACGCATTTTTCAAGGCATTTGGATTCATCGACAATGACGGGGACATCGACTCTTTGAGTTGCTAAAGCCATAGGTCAACCTTTTCTCAACGTGAACAACTTAACGAACGGCGACATCATACACTTCGGTTTCAACATCCACATCGACAATGTAAGGTTCGATCGGACGCTTAAATAACACCATGTTTCCATCTTCATTCTTTTTCAGATGCACATGACAGAACCATTCATCATTGTTCTTTTCTGGATAGTCTACGCGATAGTGATACAGTCCCCAGCGACTTTCGCGGCGGAAGAGTGAGGCTCTTGCTGCCATTTCTGCACAATCGCGAATAAAGTGAACTTCCATACAGCGCATCAGTTCGTGTGGATCACGCGCACCCATGAGGTCTAAGGTGTCGTGATAGCGTACAAAGTTGCTCAGCCCGATTTCCATGCGATTTGCAGATTTCGGGGGCTGTAGATAGTCATTCACTAAGCGGCGCAGCTTGTATTCGACTTGAGTATGCGGGATGCCGTTGGATCGATCGAGCGGTGCATAGATTCTTGCTTTTTCGGCTGCCAGGAACTCTGGATCAGGATCAACATGATCTAAGCTTTGAACATATTCGACTGCATGTTCTCCAGCAATTCGTCCAAACACAAATGCACCAATCATGTAGTTGTGTGGCACACTCGCCATGTCTCCTGCTGCATAAAGTCCTGGCACTGAAGTTTCAGCCCGCTCATTTACCCAGACCCCAGAGGCACTATGACCACTACAGAGTCCAATCTCAGAAATGTTCATCTCGACGCCATTCGTGCGATAGTTCTCACCTCGACCTTCATGGAATCTGCCGCGACTGGGACGCTCATTCGACCACAAAATCGACTCAATTTCAGAGATCGTATTTTCGTCTAAATGAGTCATCTTCAGTTGAATCGGGCCTTTACCAGAGTTGAGTTCTTTCCAAACTTCCAGCATCATTTGACCGCTCCAGTAGTCACAGCTAATGAAGCGGTGGCCTTGTGCATTTGCTGTGTAAGCTCCAAATGGGCTGGCAACATACGCACAAGCAGGCCCGTTGTAGTCTTTCATCAACGGATTGATTTGGAAGCATTCAATGTTACTTAGTTCCGCGCCTGCATGGTATGCCATCGAATAGCCATCACCTGCATTAGTGGGGTTCTCATAAGTTCCATAGAGATAGCCCGAAGCAGGTAATCCTAACCGTCCGCAAGCTCCCGTACAGAGAATCACAGCTTTCGCTTGAATGACAACGAAATCACCATTGCGAACATCAAAACCGACTGCACCGATCGCACGTCCATCCCGAACTAACACGCGAGTCGCCATCACCCGATTGGTCACTTGGGCTTTGTGACGCTTCACTTGACGCGCCAAAATCGTCTTCAAGTCTTTTCCTTCTGGCATCGGCAAAACGTATTTACCCACCCGATGCACTTGCTTGAGGTCGTAATTGCCTTGAGTATCTTTCTGAAATTTTACGCCCCAGCTTTCGAGTTCCTGAATCACAGAAAAGCCAAGTTTACCTGTTTGATAAACCGCATTCTGATTGAGAATTCCATCATTGGCGATCGTAATCTCTCGAACATATTGTTCTGGAGTTGAGTTACCGGGAATGACGGCAGTGTTGACACCATCCATGCCCATTGCGATCGCGCCACTTCGACGAATGTTCGCTTTTTCCAGGACGAGCACTTCACCATCGGGATTCGCCTGCTTTGCTTTGATGGCTGCCATTGTTCCAGCGGTCCCGCCCCCGATTACCAGAACATCCGTCTTCATCCATTGAGTATTCACTCAAAAATCCTCCCTATTGATGGACAGCATCTAGCTGTGCGCTCAAAACTGTCTCAAGCACTACAGAAAAAATCAGAAAAAACGATTTGATTAGAGACATCTTTTCTATCGAAGAAATTCGTCTAGAAGAAGATGTAATTCAGTTCGACTGTTTTTATTGTGCAGTACATTTTTGATTTTCTTTATCGCAGTATTTTATGAACTAATAAATGAATTGAATCCATCGATTGATATGATCAGTGAAGGCACGAAGCGAATACACCATTAGAGTTTAAGGCGATGGAAGTTTATCAGATTCGAGTTTTTCTAGAAGTTGCTCGTCACCTGAGTTTTACGGAAGCAGCAGATGCTCTAAACCTGACCCAGCCTGCGGTAAGCGCTAAGATCAAGTCGCTAGAAACCGAGTTAGGAACTTCGCTGTTTTATCGTTTAGGTCGTAAGATTCAACTGACAGAGGTAGGAGAATTCTTATTGGAAGAAGGAGCAAAACTGATTCAAATTGAAAATGAGTTGCTCCAAAAAATTGAAAATATTAAAAAAGGAAAATATGGCAGCCTGAAAATTGGCTGTACGATGGCGCTTGCTGAAGGCTGGTTGCCAAGTGTTGTGTTTGAATATCGACAACAATATCCGAGCATTCAGGTTCAGTGTTTGGTGTTTGAGTCCGCCGAATTGCTCTATCAAGCGATGACGAGTCAAACAGTGGATGTCGGAATTTCTGATGTGAATTTTGAAGAATTTTCGGAACTTTCAGCCACCGCGATCGACACGATTTCCTATCAGTTGTTTGTCGCCCACACTCACCCCCTGGCAAAACAACACTGGTTGAGCTTATCAGATTTGAGAAAGTATCCTTGGGCGCTGCTGCCTTCAGGTACACCCAGCCGCTTAGTCTTAGAATCGCGCTTATCAGAGTTAGGCTTCTCGCTCGATAATTTTCTTCAGTTTGAAACTGTCGATACGATGAGCCTAATGCGAACGTATATGATGCAGGGGAACTATCTTGGATTCGCAACGAACTTCGACTTTAAACCAGAGTGTGAATTGGGAACTGTGAGCGCGATTCCGATTCAAGAATTTGCGCTGTCTGGAACTGTCTATCTGGTCACACCTCGGCGATTAGCTCAAGCAAACACAGCAACTTCATCGGGTCGTCGATCGCGCAGTCTCAACCCGATCCAGAAATTGATCCACCTGCTGCAAGCCAAACATTCTGCGGCTCAACCTGGCTCAAATGTCGTTCGTCTACGATCGCCGAGCTTCACTCGGCGCAGCAATTCATCTTCCCGCCCCGAAGTGCTGACGCTCTCGATCGGAGTTCAAAACAGTACCGTTCCGGCTGTGACCGCAGGGCTGATTATCCAACGGCTCGGACTGCTAGAACATTTCTTACCGAAAGAAGGGCGATATAGCTCAACACAATACAAGATTCAGTGGCAGGACTTTTCGACCGGAGCACCGATCGTCGATAGACTACGAGCGCAGCAATTAAACATTGGTGTTCTGGGTGACTATCCATTGCTTCTAAGTGCTGAAGCCGGACAAAACACTCGTTTGATTAGCTTTGTTTCCACCAATCCCGATGGATCTTGCAATGCGGTTGTGGTTCCGAACCGTTCTCAGCTTCAGAGTGTGGATGACTTGCGTGGACGAGCGATCGCGGTTCCACTGCGGTCTTCTGCACATGGAATGGTGTTGCGATCGCTGAATGCAATGAACCTCTTAAATCAAGTGAACTTGCTTCCTCTCGAATCCGCGCATCCATTTGAGTTCTCTGAACACTACGCTGATGGCTATGCTCACTTTGCACCCTTTCATGACATTGCTTGTCGTCGGGGACAGTTCCGCTATCTAGGCGGCTGTAATCCTGAAGCTTTGCCCGCTTTTTATGGGGTAGTGGTGACGAGTGAGCTTGCAGAACAATACCCGGAAGTTGCGATCGCCTATCTGCGGGCGCTGTCTGCTGCACAGTATTGGTACGATACCACTCCAACTGCACCGTCTTTAGTTGCAAAATGGACACAGCTTGACTCAGAGGTGATTGTGCAAATTCTCAGCAGTTCTTATCAACCAAATCAACCTGGACGGTTCTTCTCGGAGATGAGCATTCGTCCTGATTGGCTGAGATTACACATTGATCAACTTAGTCTGATTCCGGGAAACCAGGAGCTACAAACCATTAACTTGAATCAATGGATTCAGTCAGAGTTCTTGCAGCAGGCTAGAGCTTAGGCTCTACCAGTTTCTCGCTGCGTTGTGGATTGTTCTTGCCCCCTAAGTCCCCCATTCGTGGGGGACTTTGAAGAAATAAAACTAACTGTCCTTTGTATTGCTACTTTACTGAAGTACATCATCGTATGCTTCGCTCTAAACCTTCTCTTGCTGTCTGAGGTGCGATCGCACCTCAAAGTCCCCCACTCGTGGGGGATTTAGGGGGCTGCACCCACCCGCATCGAAGCAAATTACCTTTGTCGATCGCACCTCACTCTACCTCCATACTTTTCATCGTTTCCTCTCGAATCAGTTCAAAAATCTCGCGGTTCAGTTGCAAAAACCCTGAAGTAACCGTGATATCACTGTGTCTCGGTCGGTCTAAAGGAACATTGACGATTTGCTTAATCCTGCCTGGATTCACTCCCATCACAAAGATACGATCGCTCAGGAACACTGCTTCTTCAATATCGTGCGTAACAAAAATCACAGTTGTTTTCTGTTCACTCCAGATATCGAGCAGAAGCTCCTGCATCATATGTCGGGTCTGAGCATCCAGCGCTGCAAAGGGTTCGTCCATCAACAACACAGAAGGAGAGTTTACCAAGGCACGAATGATACTTGCCCGTTGCTGCATTCCTCCGGATAGTTGATAGGGATAAGAGTGACGATGCTTGTACAATCCAACACGGTTGAGATAGTAATTCACAATCTCTTTGCGCTTTTCAGTCGGAATGCCTTGAATCTTCAGCCCAAATTCGACATTCTGAAACGTCGTTTTCCAGGGCAACAGAGAATACTGCTGAAACACAAAGCCACGATCGGCTCCAGGACGAACAACAACCCTGCGATCGACTGAGACAGAGCCACAAGACGGCTTGATAAACCCCGCAATTGCATTCAGAATCGTGGACTTACCGCACCCGGATGGGCCGAGCAAACACACAAATTCACCGGGAGCGATCGTAAAGTCGATCGACTCCAACACCGGGATTAACTGCCCTTTTCGCTTAAAACAAATTGATAAATCTTCAACCTCTACCAGTCCTTTGAGTGCTTGTTGTGGAGTTCCTTGCTCGATTAACATTGTCACAATCACTATCCTCTACTGATTAATTGCTGGTTCCTTTCTTGGTGACGCGCCAAGGCATCAAGACATGAGTGAGACGATCGACTGCAAAAGAACTCAGTGATCCCATTAATCCGATCAGCAGCATTCCCATGACGATCGGCGGATAGTTAGAAGTCACATAAGATTCCCAAGTGAGATAACCAATCCCAAATCGCCCTGCTAAGATTTCTGCGGTTACAAGACAAAACCAGGAATTCCCCATACCAATCACTAAGCCACTCGCAATATTTGGCATGGCTCCCGGAACTACAATGTCCTTGAAGACCTGCCATTGTTGCGCTCCCAAGCACTGTCCAACGCGCAACAACAGTAAATCAGTGCCTTCAACCCCTTTGATCGTGCTGATTAAGATTGGAAAGAATGCACCAATAAAGGTAATGTAGACCATTCCTGATTCTGCATCAGGAAACATCAAAATCGCGAGCGGAATCCAAGCAACCGCAGGAATCGGACGCAGAATTTCTAAGGGTAGAAAAACTAAGTCTTCGATCTTTTGAAACCAGCCGATTACAATTCCTAAGCTAATTCCTAACACTGCTGCGATCGCATATCCCAACAGCACCCGCATCACACTCGCCTGCAAGTGCATCATTGGGTTGCTTGAGAAGAACTTAACTGTTGCACCGAGAACTTCCAGTGGAGAAGGCAGAAACGAAAAATTAATGAAGAATTGGAACTTGATCGCACAGAGAAACTGCCAAATTCCAAAAAACAAGACAAGCGAAAGTACCCGCAGGAAGACACGCAATAGATTGAGCCGCGAAGTTCCTTCTGATTTTTGAAATAGCTGTGACAATAGAAAACTCAAGCGATCGACGATGCTGAGTTTTGTCGATCGCTCAGAGGATGAGCTAGACATGAAGTGCCTCCAATCGGTGAAAGAAAACGAGTAGGAACGCATTGTTTCATGTTCAACGCATTCCTAGCTGTATCAAAAGCGCCTTGCACTTAGCGCGCTGCTAAACTAGGCTGGGATGCTTGTGCGGAAAATTCTTGCAGCCCCTTAAAGCCAACCACCTGAGCGCCATTCGTCTGGGCAAAGGCTTGAGCATCTTTCTCAGTCAGGAATGCAGAAATACCATCATTGTTGCGAACAAAGAAGGAATTTTCGGCAAACAGTTTCCAGCCGTTGGTGCGATCGTGAACAAAGATTGCACTCACCGCCTGCTTTCCTTCTGCTTGAATCTTTTTCAATGCCGTCATCATATTTTGAATCGAGGCATAGTTTCTGACTTTATCTTCATCCTTGAGCCACAGTTGAGCCGCTAATTTTGCATCTTGAATCGGCTGCTTGGTTTCAGCATCCTCACCTGCGATCGTAAAGTTATCAGCTTCTGTCGCAGCTTGCTCGTAGTTCATTCCCATTTCTTGCATCGCCTGCTTGAGATAGCTGTCATCAACAAACTTAGTCACATCCTCCGTTTTGATGTTTGCATCTAGCCTTCCTAATTGTTTCAATGTGGTCACACTGTTGTTTAAGGCATCCAAATTCGGCTTGCGAATTGTGGGATTGAGTCGCTGTAAACCTGAAGGGCCAAGGAACATATAGACGACTTCTTTTTCCACACCCGCCCATTGTTCGACCTTGGCTGAGATTGCTTCGGGTTGTTCGCGGAAGAGCTTATTCGCTTCGAGCATTGCTTTCATATATGCCACGACAACTTCTGGATATTGTTTTGCGAAGTCCGATCGCACAACCACACCATGAAACGTGGGAACACCAAGTTCTGCACCATCAAAAATCTTGCGTGCAAAGCCGCGGAAGGGAAATAGTTCGCCAAAGGGAACAAAGTTTGCATGAGCATCAATTTGATTGGTTCGGAGGCTGGTTCCGCCAACCTCTGGCGCTTGGCTAATTAGCTTGACATCCTTTTCAGGGTCAATGCCAGCGCCCTTTAACGCCTTCAGCACCATTCCGTGAGCCGCAGAACCAAACGGAACAGAAACTTGCTTGCCCTTCAAGTCTGCCAATGTTTTGACAGGACTATCTTTTGGAACCATGACTGCATT contains:
- a CDS encoding sulfite exporter TauE/SafE family protein, which encodes MEPFTLTIATALILFVCTSIRSAIGFGDALLAMPLLGLIMSLRTATPVVAFTGFIISLIILISDQDSVDLKSAWQLIVGTVIGVPFGLLLLQYAPEKLVKIGLGIILILYGSYNLISVRFPQLSHERYAIWFGFIAGILGGAYNTNGPSIAIYGVLRRWSATYFRATMQCYFLFSGIATIAGHGFAGLWTPMVWQLFLWSIPGISIGIYVGSKINRLIPQPRFNQIIFGLLIVVGCIFLL
- a CDS encoding ABC transporter substrate-binding protein is translated as MNRRRFTRRGFLLSLSLSSFAFVAACSNTQASNVSGNSGGKKVIRIAIGTQDQVINTATGGSVIREEKLLEKYLPKTGKYENVEYKIEWSSYTSGPPITNKMLANQLDIGMMGDFPLTINMTTFQQKGGGVNTLYIGTLGYSATGAGNAVMVPKDSPVKTLADLKGKQVSVPFGSAAHGMVLKALKGAGIDPEKDVKLISQAPEVGGTSLRTNQIDAHANFVPFGELFPFRGFARKIFDGAELGVPTFHGVVVRSDFAKQYPEVVVAYMKAMLEANKLFREQPEAISAKVEQWAGVEKEVVYMFLGPSGLQRLNPTIRKPNLDALNNSVTTLKQLGRLDANIKTEDVTKFVDDSYLKQAMQEMGMNYEQAATEADNFTIAGEDAETKQPIQDAKLAAQLWLKDEDKVRNYASIQNMMTALKKIQAEGKQAVSAIFVHDRTNGWKLFAENSFFVRNNDGISAFLTEKDAQAFAQTNGAQVVGFKGLQEFSAQASQPSLAAR
- a CDS encoding Mrp/NBP35 family ATP-binding protein — translated: MPNHRSPFQTVHESPASTTDPIAEARQQAVTELLKTVTEPILNNNIVSLGMVRNLRVVDGYVYLRLYVGQHQHGLKSQIEDVLSQLTWCKKAYIQLCTIPGVRTTLAISSGKGGVGKSTTSVNLAIALSLQGAKVGLLDADIYGPNVPQMLGLGQSQVEIIETAEGTRFLPLEAHGIKVMSVGLLAEPDHPLAWRGPVLHKIITQFIHEVEWGDLDYLLIDLPPGTGDAQITIVQESPICGVLLVTTPQQVAISDVRRSIHMFRRVGIPVLGIIENMSYLLCGHCGEPTPIFGSGGGQQLAEELHTPLLGQVPIDARICAGGDAGKPLTLADPTSLTGQVFLNVASALETTFCSIKHRPLKEVVLC
- a CDS encoding fumarate reductase/succinate dehydrogenase flavoprotein subunit, which produces MKTDVLVIGGGTAGTMAAIKAKQANPDGEVLVLEKANIRRSGAIAMGMDGVNTAVIPGNSTPEQYVREITIANDGILNQNAVYQTGKLGFSVIQELESWGVKFQKDTQGNYDLKQVHRVGKYVLPMPEGKDLKTILARQVKRHKAQVTNRVMATRVLVRDGRAIGAVGFDVRNGDFVVIQAKAVILCTGACGRLGLPASGYLYGTYENPTNAGDGYSMAYHAGAELSNIECFQINPLMKDYNGPACAYVASPFGAYTANAQGHRFISCDYWSGQMMLEVWKELNSGKGPIQLKMTHLDENTISEIESILWSNERPSRGRFHEGRGENYRTNGVEMNISEIGLCSGHSASGVWVNERAETSVPGLYAAGDMASVPHNYMIGAFVFGRIAGEHAVEYVQSLDHVDPDPEFLAAEKARIYAPLDRSNGIPHTQVEYKLRRLVNDYLQPPKSANRMEIGLSNFVRYHDTLDLMGARDPHELMRCMEVHFIRDCAEMAARASLFRRESRWGLYHYRVDYPEKNNDEWFCHVHLKKNEDGNMVLFKRPIEPYIVDVDVETEVYDVAVR
- a CDS encoding LysR family transcriptional regulator; the protein is MEVYQIRVFLEVARHLSFTEAADALNLTQPAVSAKIKSLETELGTSLFYRLGRKIQLTEVGEFLLEEGAKLIQIENELLQKIENIKKGKYGSLKIGCTMALAEGWLPSVVFEYRQQYPSIQVQCLVFESAELLYQAMTSQTVDVGISDVNFEEFSELSATAIDTISYQLFVAHTHPLAKQHWLSLSDLRKYPWALLPSGTPSRLVLESRLSELGFSLDNFLQFETVDTMSLMRTYMMQGNYLGFATNFDFKPECELGTVSAIPIQEFALSGTVYLVTPRRLAQANTATSSGRRSRSLNPIQKLIHLLQAKHSAAQPGSNVVRLRSPSFTRRSNSSSRPEVLTLSIGVQNSTVPAVTAGLIIQRLGLLEHFLPKEGRYSSTQYKIQWQDFSTGAPIVDRLRAQQLNIGVLGDYPLLLSAEAGQNTRLISFVSTNPDGSCNAVVVPNRSQLQSVDDLRGRAIAVPLRSSAHGMVLRSLNAMNLLNQVNLLPLESAHPFEFSEHYADGYAHFAPFHDIACRRGQFRYLGGCNPEALPAFYGVVVTSELAEQYPEVAIAYLRALSAAQYWYDTTPTAPSLVAKWTQLDSEVIVQILSSSYQPNQPGRFFSEMSIRPDWLRLHIDQLSLIPGNQELQTINLNQWIQSEFLQQARA
- a CDS encoding ABC transporter permease is translated as MVDRLSFLLSQLFQKSEGTSRLNLLRVFLRVLSLVLFFGIWQFLCAIKFQFFINFSFLPSPLEVLGATVKFFSSNPMMHLQASVMRVLLGYAIAAVLGISLGIVIGWFQKIEDLVFLPLEILRPIPAVAWIPLAILMFPDAESGMVYITFIGAFFPILISTIKGVEGTDLLLLRVGQCLGAQQWQVFKDIVVPGAMPNIASGLVIGMGNSWFCLVTAEILAGRFGIGYLTWESYVTSNYPPIVMGMLLIGLMGSLSSFAVDRLTHVLMPWRVTKKGTSN
- a CDS encoding HEAT repeat domain-containing protein, with product METNSELAPWLEMLRSPEVEDRLVAVKTLQHLGDEEALAPLIDALKDESFLVQKLAVTALWELANPAAVPALIECLASPDEEIRDEARSALGELVAPDHLLMLLDALLQDDVNLQLNALFLLRKIHDAQSLPYVLPFFESSNPALRESAVTTLRYLNQVERCQPALALMSDSDASVRRATALTLGHLSDVEVVPRLCEALTNDSDWEVRRNAAKSLAIHADRSAISSLEAALKDEHWQVRKFSLQALQKTPDDHSLPLFIQALTDEYSDIRRDAAIALGILKNPTALNPLQQSLDDPDRDVCIFAQRAIQTIQEALQEPSNA
- a CDS encoding ABC transporter ATP-binding protein, translated to MLIEQGTPQQALKGLVEVEDLSICFKRKGQLIPVLESIDFTIAPGEFVCLLGPSGCGKSTILNAIAGFIKPSCGSVSVDRRVVVRPGADRGFVFQQYSLLPWKTTFQNVEFGLKIQGIPTEKRKEIVNYYLNRVGLYKHRHSYPYQLSGGMQQRASIIRALVNSPSVLLMDEPFAALDAQTRHMMQELLLDIWSEQKTTVIFVTHDIEEAVFLSDRIFVMGVNPGRIKQIVNVPLDRPRHSDITVTSGFLQLNREIFELIREETMKSMEVE
- a CDS encoding YeiH family protein, whose translation is MRQKVNNVKPFAVKIAPLQSDFYSQIAIQAKIGFAQIQSGILLTSGLAAIAYLLRLVPGFHLFSPLILSILLGILVRNTIGTPSHAQAGISFAMKRVLRFAVVLLGVQLSLLQVFSVGIAGMLITIATLLSTFWLTCWLGKQLGIDSSLTRLIAAGTSICGASAVIATSTTTKSADEDITYAVAIVTLFGTFSMLSYPLLIGQLHLTPEAFGLWCGVSIHEVAQVIAAAFQASPLSGEVASISKLSRVLWLAPIVLLLGSVSKTDSLKTKVAIPWFVMYFMLLILLNSLNLFPQGLKSAIAQLNQILLAIAMAAMGLETRLNQIQKIGLKPLYLGALSWLFISIFSYGLIKLFY
- a CDS encoding 4Fe-4S dicluster domain-containing protein; translation: MALATQRVDVPVIVDESKCLEKCVACIEVCPLDVLAKDPETGKAYMKYDECWFCLPCEKECPTNAITVQIPFLLR